A single Capricornis sumatraensis isolate serow.1 chromosome 20, serow.2, whole genome shotgun sequence DNA region contains:
- the SIX5 gene encoding homeobox protein SIX5 has translation MATLPAEPSARPAAGGEAVVAAAATEEEEEEARQLLQTLQAAEGEAAAAAGAGAGETAVKVEGPGSPGAPGSPPEAAAEPPTGLRFSPEQVACVCEALLQAGHAGRLSRFLGALPPAERLRGSDPVLRARALVAFQRGEYAELYRLLESRPFPAAHHAFLQDLYLRARYHEAERARGRALGAVDKYRLRKKFPLPKTIWDGEETVYCFKERSRAALKACYRGNRYPTPDEKRRLATLTGLSLTQVSNWFKNRRQRDRTGGGGGAPCKSESDGNPTTEDESSRSPEDLERGAAPAAAEGPAPGSIFLAGASPPAPCPASSSILVNGSFLAAGSSPAVLLNGSPVIINSLALGEASGLGPLLLTGGAPPPQPSPQGPSEGKTSLVLDPQTGEVRLEEAQPEAPETKGAQVTASGPPGEEVPTPLPQVVPGPPTAATFPLPPGPVTSMAAPQVVPLSPPPGYPAGLGPTSPLLNLPQVVPTSQVVTLPQAVGPLQLLAAGPGSPVKVAGASGPANVHLINSGVGVTALQLPSATTPGNFLLANSVSGSPIVTGVAVQQGKIILTATFPTSMLVSQVLPPAPSLALPLKPDTAISVPEGALPVATSPALPEAHALGAPPVQQPPQPPSTPATPAPSLPFSPDSSGLLPSFPAPPTEGLLLSPAAVPIWPAGLELSAGTEGLLEEEKGLGTQAPHTVLRLPDPDPEGLLLGATAGGEVDEGLEAETKVLTQLQSVPVEEPLEL, from the exons ATGGCTACCTTGCCTGCGGAGCCGAGCGCGAGGCCGGCGGCCGGGGGGGAGGCAGTGGTAGCGGCGGCGGCGAccgaagaggaggaggaggaagcgcGCCAGCTCCTGCAGACTTTGCAGGCGGCCGAGggtgaggcggcggcggcggccggggccggggcgggcgAAACGGCGGTGAAAGTGGAGGGCCCCGGATCCCCAGGCGCCCCCGGGTCGCCCCCCGAGGCCGCTGCCGAGCCGCCCACGGGGCTCCGCTTCTCCCCGGAGCAGGTGGCGTGCGTGTGCGAGGCGCTGCTACAGGCGGGCCACGCCGGCCGCTTGAGCCGCTTCCTGGGCGCACTGCCTCCGGCCGAGCGCCTACGTGGCAGCGATCCTGTGCTGCGCGCTCGGGCCCTAGTTGCCTTCCAGCGAGGCGAGTACGCCGAGCTCTACCGGCTGCTCGAGAGCCGCCCCTTCCCCGCCGCCCACCACGCCTTCCTTCAGGACCTCTACCTGCGCGCGCGCTACCACGAGGCCGAGCGGGCCCGCGGCCGCGCGTTGGGCGCAGTGGACAAGTACCGTCTGCGCAAGAAATTCCCGCTGCCCAAGACCATCTGGGACGGCGAGGAGACCGTCTACTGCTTCAAGGAGCGCTCCCGCGCCGCGCTGAAGGCCTGCTATCGCGGCAACCGCTACCCCACGCCGGACGAGAAGCGCCGCTTGGCCACGCTCACCGGCCTCTCGCTCACGCAAGTCAGCAACTGGTTCAAGAACCGACGACAGCGCGACCGgaccgggggcggcggcggcgcgcccTGCAAGAG CGAGTCTGATGGAAACCCCACTACTGAGGACGAGTCCAGCCGCAGTCCTGAAGACCTGGAGAGGGGGGCGGCTCCGGCGGCTGCCGAGGGCCCAGCGCCAGGCTCCATATTCCTGGCCGGGGCCTCCCCTCCCGCACCgtgccctgcctcctcctccatcctGGTGAATGGGAGCTTCCTGGCGGCCGGCAGCTCTCCAGCAGTGCTCCTCAATGGGAGCCCCGTCATCATCAACAGCCTGGCCCTGGGCGAGGCCTCCGGCCTGGGCCCCCTGCTGCTCACTGGGGGTGCCCCTCCTCCACAGCCCAGCCCCCAAGGGCCCAGCGAGGGCAAGACCTCCCTGGTCCTGGACCCTCAGACTGGAGAGGTTCGACTGGAGGAGGCTCAGCCTGAAGCCCCGGAGACCAAGGGGGCTCAGGTGACTGCTTCAGGGCCCCCTGGAGAGGAGGTCCCGACGCCTCTGCCCCAGGTGGTGCCTGGCCCCCCTACGGCAGCCACCTTTCCACTGCCCCCAGGACCAGTGACTTCCATGGCTGCTCCCCAAGTGGTGCCGCTTTCCCCACCCCCTGGCTACCCTGCCGGCCTGGGTCCCACCTCCCCACTGTTGAACCTGCCCCAGGTGGTGCCCACCTCACAGGTGGTGACCCTGCCCCAGGCCGTGGGGCCGTTGCAGCTGCTGGCAGCTGGGCCAGGCAGCCCAGTGAAGGTGGCTGGCGCCTCGGGCCCTGCCAATGTGCACTTGATAAACTCCGGCGTGGGCGTGACTGCGCTGCAGCTGCCTTCAGCCACTACCCCAG gAAACTTCCTGCTGGCCAACTCCGTGTCTGGCAGCCCCATCGTGACAGGTGTGGCCGTGCAGCAGGGCAAGATCATCCTCACCGCCACTTTCCCCACCAGCATGCTGGTCTCCCAGGTTCTGCCGCCcgcccccagcctggccctgcccctgAAGCCGGACACAGCCATCTCGGTGCCTGAAGGGGCCCTCCCGGTGGCCACCAGCCCCGCTCTTCCGGAGGCCCACGCCTTAGGCGCGCCTCCTGTGCAGCAGCCACCCCAGCCGCCCtccacccccgccacccccgccccaaGCCTGCCCTTctccccagactcctctggcctCCTGCCCAGTTTCCCGGCGCCCCCGACTGAGGGGCTGCTGCTATCGCCCGCAGCCGTGCCCATCTGGCCAGCCGGGCTGGAACTGAGCGCCGGCACCGAGGGGCTGctagaggaagagaaggggctgggAACACAGGCCCCCCACACCGTGCTGAGGCTGCCAGACCCTGACCCCGAGGGGCTGCTCCTGGGGGCCACCGCAGGGGGTGAGGTGGACGAGGGGCTGGAAGCCGAGACCAAGGTCCTGACGCAGCTACAGTCAGTGCCTGTGGAAGAGCCCTTGGAACTGTGA